Sequence from the Ectothiorhodospira sp. BSL-9 genome:
CATGCTGCTGGCCAAGAAACGCGCCTCCGATCGCCGGGGCTGGCTGGAGTCCAAGGGGCATCTGGCGGAAGTGGATTGAGCGGGGCTTACTTTCAAGAATCAACAGGTGTACACGTGGCAAAACCAATGGTTGGATTCGGAACGCGCCTGGGGCTGATCCTGCTCAGCTTCGCGGGCATCATCATCGCCATGACCGGCATCCTGGAACTGGCCACCGGTGGGGTGGGCAGTTTCTATCCGCCTGAATGGCGATTCCCCGGTTACGCCGTGGTGATGATCGTTGGCGGCTATCTCATGATGGCACCCATGGGCTGGCTCTACATGCGGGATGCCAAAACCGATGACTGAGTCCCGCTGAGCCATGAGCAATCTTGAACTGAACCTGGATGGTGTTGAACAGCAGCCGCTGAGCACCTTCGCGGAAAAGGCGTACCTGGACTATTCCATGTACGTGATCCTGGACCGCGCACTGCCCCACGTGGGGGATGGCCTCAAGCCCGTACAGCGGCGTTTGATCTATGCCATGAGTGAGCTGGGCCTGTCGGCCCTGTCCAAGCACAAGAAGTCCGCCCGCACCGTGGGCGATGTGCTGGGCAAGTACCATCCCCATGGGGATTCGGCCTGTTACGAGGCCATGGTGCTGCTGGCTCAGCCCTTCTCCTCACGCTATCCGTTCGTGGACGGGCAGGGCAACTGGGGCTCACCGGACGATCCCAAGTCCTTTGCCGCCATGCGCTATACCGAGGCGCGCCTGTCCCCCTATGCCCAGTTGCTCCTGTCGGAACTGGGGCAGGGTACGGCGGATTGGGTGCCCAACTTCGACGGCACCATGGAAGAGCCCAAGGTGCTGCCGGCCCGATTGCCCAACGTGCTGTTGAACGGTGGCTCGGGGATCGCCGTGGGTATGGCCACCGACATCCCGCCCCATAACCTTCGCGAGGTGGCCCGCGCCTGCATCTGTCTGCTTGAGGACCCGGATGCGGGGCTGGAGCAGATCTGCGAGCACATCCAGGGCCCGGATTTCCCCACGGATGCGGAGATCATCACCCCGCGCCAGGATCTCATGGCCCTGTACCGCACGGGTCATGGCAGTCTGCGCATGCGCGCCCGGTTTGAGCGGGAAAATGGCGACATCATCATCACCGCCCTGCCATTCCAGGTGTCGGGAGCCAAGGTGCTCGAACAGATTGCCGGGCAGATGAACGCCAAGAAGCTGCCCATGGTGGAGGACCTGCGGGATGAGTCGGACCACGAACATCCCACCCGTCTGGTCATCACGCCCCGTTCCAACCGGGTGGACATGGCGGGCCTGATGGACCACCTGTTCGCCACCACCGATCTGGAGCGCAGCTACCGGGTGAACATGAACCTGATCGGCCTGGACGGCCGTCCCCGGGTGAAGAGTCTGCCAACGCTGCTGGCTGAGTGGCTGGAATTCAGGATTGAGACCGTGCGCCGTCGCCTGCAGTGGCGACTGGACAAGGTGCTCAAGCGCCTGCATATCCTGGAAGGCCTGCTGATTGCCTATCTGAATATCGATGAGGTGATTCGCATCATCCGGGAAAACGACGAGCCCAAGCCGGTGCTGATGGAGCGGTTTGGCCTCACGGATACCCAGGCCGAGGCCATCCTGGAACTCAAGTTGCGCCACCTGGCCCGCCTGGAGGAGATGAAGATCCGCGGCGAGCAGGACGAGCTGGAGCAGGAACGGGACCACCTGCAGTCCGTGCTGGGTTCCGATGTCAGGCTGCGTGGCCTGGTGCGCGACGAGATCGAGGCGGATGCCGAAAAATTCGGCGATGATCGCCGCTCCCCCATTGTTGCGCGCGCCGCCGCCCAGGCCCTGGATGAATCCGCCCTGGTGCCCGCCGAACCCCTGACCGTGGTGCTCTCGAAGATGGGCTGGGTGCGAGCCGCCAAGGGTCACGAGGTGGATGCCCAGGGGCTGAATTACAAGTCTGGCGATGCCTATCAGTCCGACGCCCAGGGGCGCAGTAATCAGCAGGCGGTGTTCCTGGATTCCACGGGCCGCACCTATGCCCTGGCCGCCCATACCCTGCCGTCGGCCCGAGGGCAGGGGGAGCCGATCTCGGGGCGCCTGTCGCCACCCGATGGGGCGCAATTCGTGGGTGTGATGATGGGGGCAGGGGAGGACCTGTACCTGATGTCCACTGATCACGGCTATGGCTTCATCTGCCGCATGGAGGACATGATCTCCCGTAACCGTGCCGGCAAGGCGCTGCTCACCGTGCCCCAGGGCGCCAGCGTGCGTCACCCGATGAAGGTGCGTGACCCGCAGCAGCAGTACCTGGCGGCCGCCACCACCGACGGTTACCTGTTACTGCTTCCCCTCTCGGAGCTGCCCTGCATGCCCCGGGGCAAGGGCAACAAGATCGTCAATATCCCCACCGCCCGCCTCAAGGCCGGCGAGGAGTCCCTGGCGGACCTGACTCTGCTGGACGGAAGTGACAGTCTCACCGTGGTGGCAGGCAAGAAGTTCAAGACCCTCAAGCCGGACGAATGGCAGGAATACCTGGGAGAACGCGGTCGCCGCGGCACCAAACTGCCCCGCGGCTTCCAGAAGGTGGACACCCTCAGGTCCGGCTGACAAAAGGCACCCAAAATGGGGACAGACACCTTTTTCGAAAACGAAAAAGGTGTCTGTCCCCATTTTGGGTGCGGGCCCAGGGTGCGCCTGAGCTTGAATTTTTAACGGCAAACCCCATCTAATACGCCGGATAGAATCGGCAATCCTCTCATTGACGGAGACAACATGAAGCGTATCGCCCTTTTCCTGGCCACTAACCTGGCCATCATCGTGGTGCTCAGTATCACCCTGCGGATTCTGGGCGTTGAACGGATCCTGGACGAGACCGGGACCGGGCTGAATCTCAACAACCTGCTGGTGTTCGCGCTGGTATTTGGTTTCGGTGGCTCGTTCATCTCCCTGGCCATTTCCAAATGGATGGCCAAGAAGACCATGGGCGTGAAGGTGATTGAGCAGCCCAGCAACCCCACCGAGCAGTGGCTGGTGGACACCGTGCGGCGGCAGGCCAAACAGGCCGGCATTGGTATGCCTGAGGTGGGTATCTTCGACTCTCCCGATCCCAACGCCTTCGCCACCGGCATGTCCAGGAACAACGCCCTGGTTGCGGTGAGTACCGGCCTGATGCAGAACATGGGGCAGGATGAAGTGGAGGCCGTGCTGGGTCACGAGGTGAGTCACGTGGCCAACGGCGACATGGTGACGCTGGCCCTGATCCAGGGGGTGGTGAACACCTTCGTGATCTTCCTGGCCCGCGTGATCGGACATTTCGTGGACCGGGTGGTGTTCAAGAACGAGCAGGGGCACGGTCCTGCCTTCTGGATTACCACCATCGTGGCGGAGATCATCCTGGCCATCCTGGCCTCCATCATCGTGATGTGGTTCTCCCGTCAGCGGGAATTCCGGGCCGACACCGGTGGTGCCAACCTGTCCAGCCGGGAGAAGATGATCTCGGCCCTGGAGCGTCTGCGCGCCGCTCAGGGGCAGCCTTCACAGATGCCGGATCAGATGCAGGCCTTTGGTATCCGTGGCGGTGGCGTCACCCAGGGCCTCAAGCGCCTGTTCATGACGCACCCGCCCCTGGAAGAGCGGATCATGGCGCTGAAGTCGGGGCGGTGATGGTTGTGTAGCTGGCGGGGATGAGGGGATAGGTACCGCGCCCCTCATCCCATCGTTGAAAAGTCGTATTCCAACCCCTCCGAGGGGGGCTGCAGGAAGTTACCCTGGATGTAATTGATCCCCAGTCCCCAGAGGATGGAGAGGCTGTTGGCATCTTCCACCTGCTGGGCCAGGATCAGGCGGTTCTGAGAGTGGGCCGTGTCCGTGATCTGGCGCATGGCCTTCTGGTTCTCTTCGCTGCTGGGCAGGTTTCGGGTGAATGAGGCATCCACCTTGAGATAGTCAGCGGGGAAGTGATTAAGCACCTGGAACGGATTGAGGCCGTTGCCGAAGTCCTCCAGGGCCAGTTGGCAGTGGACACTCTTGAGGGCCTTGGCAAATTCCTTGGCCTGCTTCAGATAGGCCACCACGGTATTTTCCTTGAGTTCGAAGACCACGCATTCCGCCGGGATGCGGTGCTCTTTCAACCGTTCCATGATCCAGGGCAGCATGCCCGGATCGTGTAGCGAGCCTGCAGTGATCTTGATGAAGAAGATGGTGTCGTGGCCAGCCTTGCGTTGGGTTGCCAGTCGCTGCACCGCGTGATCGATCACCCAGCGATCCAGGGCCTTGGCCATGTCGGTGCGTTCCGCGCTGGGCATGAACTCGGCTGGGCTGATGGCTTCGCCGTTCTCATCCAGCAGCCGCATGAATACCTCGTAACGCTCGCCGCTCTCGCCGTGCAGGCTCACCACAGGCTGATACAGGAGGTGGAGCCGGTTGTCCCGAATGGCCTCGCTGAGGCGGGTGGTCCAGGTCCCATCCAGCTGCTTTTGGGTCATCTCCCGTTCCTTGGGGCGATAGATGACCACGCGGTGGCCGTTGCCTTCCCGGGCCGCCTGCTGGCAGGCCTTCTGGGCGCGGGAAAGCAGCTCATTCATGTCCGGGGCGTTCTCGTCGATCCGGGCCACGCCCATGGAGGCCGTGCAGGTGAGCGAGCGGCCCTCCACGTCACAGATGTGATTGGAGATGGTTTCCAGGATGCCCTGAGTGAAGCGCTCCAGGGCCTCGCTTTCCCATTGGTGGGTGAGAATGGCGAAGGCCTCGCCATCGAAGCGCGCGACGATATCCTCCTCTGCGCAGACCTCCTCCAGCAGCTTGCCGATATCCCCCAGCACCAGGTCACCCCCGGCCACCCCCACCGTCTCGCGGATGTTGGAGAAGCGGTCGATGCGAAGTTCGATCAGTGAGGCGTTGCCGCTGCCCTGAGTGGCCGCGCTGAATGTATCCTGCAAGCGCTCCATGAAGTACTGGCGGTTGTAGAGGCCCGTGATCAGATCCCGCTGGGCCAGGTAATTGAGCTGCTTTTCCAGTTCCCGGGTATTGCTGGTGCGGTTTCGGATGAGGATCTGTGTGCAGGGCTCCCCTTCGATGGTCGCGGGGCTGAATTCCATCTGCACGGCCAGTGCTTCGCCGCCGGCGGTGCGGATCTGCAGATCCAGGGGCTTGGGGTCGGATGCATCCTGGTCCTGGCCCCGATTGCGTTCGTAGGCGCGCAGGAAGTCCTTGAGTTTTTGCTGGTCGTCCCGGGACACCATGTCCATGAGGGGAATGCCCTCGATATCGTCCAGGTGGGAATAACCGAACAGTTCCAGGTAGGAGGTGTTGGCGTAGGTGTGCATGCCCTCATGCACGTAGGCAATGGCATCACGGGAGCTGTCCAGGAGGGTCTTGCAGCGCCTTTCCGTGTCCCTGAGGCCGGATTCGAAGGTCTTCAGGCGGCGCCATTGCCGCTGGAACTCGGCGGCCCGGGTCACCACGTGTCGCAGATGGTCCAGGCGGTTTTTCTGCACCATGTCGTGGGCGCCCAGTTCCATGCAGTCCACCACGTCCACGTCCGGGGAGGTGGCCACGGCCACGATGGGGGCATGGCGACCCATGTTCTGGTTGGCCTCCACCACCTTTTCCAGTGACAGTTCAGGGTGATTCAAGGTGCAGATGACCACATCCGGGGTGTGGCTGCGGAGCTTCTCGTGGAGTTCTTCTTCGTCTTCGGCGCGCTCCGGCCTGACCGCAAATCCAGCGGACTTGAGGGTGCTGACCATCATCTCGGCGTCGTTGAGATCATCGTCGATGATCAGAAGGCGGATGATATTTTCCATGCGATCCGGGCCTGCTCGGGCGGGAACCATGATCGACTGTCAAGCCGATCCCCCATACTGCCGGCGATTATACAGACAATGCGGGGGCGGTCACCAACGAGCGGGCCTGGGGCGCTAGAGGATGTCGGGCCAGGGCGGGGTGTTCTTATCCGATGTTTCGCCCTCAGGGGCCGAAGTGAACTGCGCCGGGCGAAACTGGAATTGAGTGAACAGGCTGGACTGGGTTTCGATGGCGGAGAGATCAACCATGAGTGTGCGACCCGCGAGGGTAACGGCCACCCGTTCGCCCGCCTCGAACAGGCCGGCCCGGCAGATCAAGGTGGCCTGCTGCTCCAGCACCTTGATCCGCGGCAGCAGCAGCCCCGGAATACTGCGCCCCATGGGGCGACCATGTCGCACCGGACTGATGTCCACCGGCATGGCCTTGGGAGCCAGCATCTTGATGCCGACTTCCAGGCCGGCGTCGCTGGGGCTGCGTATCCAGCGGATCATGCCCGGGCGCCAATGCTCGCGTCCAGAGTTGGCATCCCGCAGGGCGATCAGTTCACCCACTTGCGCCCGAACGCTCATATCACCACGCCAGCGCAGCCGAAAGCCTCCGGCGCTGGTATCGAGGACTTCCCATGGGGTTGGAGCTGGCGCCTCCTCACGGGGTTGCAAGGCCCCTGACTGATCCTGCGTGGTGCGATCGGTGACCAGATTACCCTTGGCGATGGTATCCCAGGCACTGGAACTGACATCCTTGGGCGTGTCTGCCAGGTAGCGCACGGTGATACCCTCACTCTCGTAGCGTGGGGAATCGGACATGCGTTCCAGGGTGAGTTCTTCGAAGGCCCTGTCCCGCTCCTGATCCTTGCCGACCGCGCTGGCTTGGGGGGCAGGGCTGATGGCCTGACGGATCATCTCGTGGATGGCGCTGATGCCCAGCACGACGTCGATGCGACCGTCGCGGGAGATGCGGCTGAAGCGGCGTCGGGCATTGTTGGTCCACGCCTGCAGGATGCGGGCGGCTGTTTCCTTGTGGAGCGGGCCGAGGGCGCCCTGGGAGCCGGCACGGACCTCCTCACGTATCTGGCGGATCAAGGGAAACAGGTTCAGGTAACGGACGGCCTCGTGACGGCTGACCTCTGAACCATGAATATAGGCCGGTGGCTCATCGGTGCTCAGGTCGAGCACGTACAGGTGATCAGCGTTGTCTGCCACGGGGGAGGTGGTGATGGCGCACTCGTGGGCAGAATCCTCCAGGTAGCGGGCCAGGGCATCAGCATCCCCCTGGTGCAGGGTGAGGGGGTCGGCCAGGCTGTAAAGACTTATCTGCTTGTAGGTGTGCGCCACGGTGCTGCGTCGATGGCTGTTCAGCTCGACATCCTTGATTTCCTTGGTGACCAACTGCCTCTGTTCGGCCAGGTGGTACAGCCAATGGGCCTGCTCCCATAGCCCGTCGGGCGTGGGCTGGTATAGGCGCCCGGCGTGAAATTGGCGTTCTGCCAGGGCGCGCATGGCCCGGTGAATGGCCAGGCCCAGATGCCGGGGCGCCAGGCGGTTGGCTTCGCAGCTGCCTTCGCGTACCACCTGCAGGTAGCCCATGGCGAACTCGTGCAGCAAATCGGTGTTGATATTGGCGATGCGCTGGCTTCGGGAAGCCAGGGGCAGGGAGCGGTTGATGAAGTGCCTGCTCAGTTGATCGACGATCACTTTGCGGGTGGGCCGCAGAAGTTCGAGGATCTCCAGGCGGTCGTCCGGGGGCATCCGCAACCGATTGAATTCGGTCAGGCCCTGATAGAACAGCCGGGTGGTCTCGCCGGTGTTGGCCAGGGGCAGTTCCCTCAGCCAGCGCTTTACCTTGCGGGGCTGAGTGGGGAATGGCTCGGTTTCCAGGTGCATCGACGGGGTCCCGACCAACATGGCGGAGTGCTCCAGCGTGTCTCTCAAATTACAACGTGAGACATTAAAAAGTGTGACGGAGTTCACTATAATTTATAGCGCACCTCCACCGTGGTAACAAATGATTTTTTGAAGCATGGTTCGTACCGGGAGGTATAAGTGCATCCTGGGCTTGTCGTTTTCAGGTGTGACATCAGGTCCCGGTCACTGGGGATTTCCCCGGTGCGCCTGGAATCTCCCTGACCAATCTGGGCAGGAGATAGCCGGGTTGTTGAGCTGCCAATGCCTTCATGATGGCGAGCGCCGCTGCCTCTTCCACCGCGAAATGCGCGGCCCCGCTCACCGGGTCCAGCACGTGGAGGTAATAGGGTTGCACGCCCGATGCAAACAAAACCTCGCCAAGATCACCCAGGGCAGCGACGCTGTCATTGACGCCGCGCAGGAGAACGGCCTGATTGAACAGGCGCACACCGGTCCGGTCCAGGGTGGCGAGGGCACTGCGGGTGGAGGTGTCCAGCTCCTGGGCATGGTTGGCGTGGATCACCATGACCGGGCGCAGGCGTGTGCCCGTGAGCCAGTCAATCAGATCCGGTCCGATACGTTCAGGAAGGATCACCGGCAGCCGGGTATGCACGCGCAGGGTGCGCAGGTGGTCGATGCGGGCAAGATCCCGTGTCATGGCGGCCAGTTCGCCATCCGTCAGCACCAGAGGGTCGCCGCCGCTGAGAATGACCTCATGGATATCCGGTCGCGAGCGCAGCCAGGCCAGTGTTTCTGGCCAGCGGCTGCGTCCGGCTGAGGCCTGCCCATAAGGATAATGACGGCGAAAGCAGTAACGGCAGTGAATGGCGCAGGCGCCGGTGGTGATCAGCAGGGCTCGGCCGGCGTATTTCTGGATGACGCCAGGGGCCGCCATGGCATCGAGATCCCCCACCGGGTCTTCCACGAAGCCGGGGGCCGCTTCGAGTTCGCTCTCCATGGGTAACACCTGGCGCAGCAGGGGGTCGTGCAGGTTACCCGGGCGCATGCGGGCCACGTAACTTTCCGGCACCTGCAGGCGAAACCGCTGTGCCGCTACCCGGGCCGCGGGCAGGAGTGCCGGATCCAGGTTCAGGCGGCGAATCAGGACCTCCGGATCGGTGATGGCTTGTGCCAGTGCCGTCTGCCAGGCACAAGCCTGACGGTCGGCGGTCAATCGCGTTATCATCGGCGGCTTTACCCAGAGGGCGGACACGGGGCGGTCGGGCATTTTGCCGCGTTTCCCGGGCCCGGTGCCAGTTCCGCCCCGGATGCGCCCGGCATCCACGGTTTTCCCTTACCCCCAATGCGAGCCGAGGGGCTCGACCCGGAGAACTTTGAGCATGGCAACCTACAG
This genomic interval carries:
- the parC gene encoding DNA topoisomerase IV subunit A encodes the protein MSNLELNLDGVEQQPLSTFAEKAYLDYSMYVILDRALPHVGDGLKPVQRRLIYAMSELGLSALSKHKKSARTVGDVLGKYHPHGDSACYEAMVLLAQPFSSRYPFVDGQGNWGSPDDPKSFAAMRYTEARLSPYAQLLLSELGQGTADWVPNFDGTMEEPKVLPARLPNVLLNGGSGIAVGMATDIPPHNLREVARACICLLEDPDAGLEQICEHIQGPDFPTDAEIITPRQDLMALYRTGHGSLRMRARFERENGDIIITALPFQVSGAKVLEQIAGQMNAKKLPMVEDLRDESDHEHPTRLVITPRSNRVDMAGLMDHLFATTDLERSYRVNMNLIGLDGRPRVKSLPTLLAEWLEFRIETVRRRLQWRLDKVLKRLHILEGLLIAYLNIDEVIRIIRENDEPKPVLMERFGLTDTQAEAILELKLRHLARLEEMKIRGEQDELEQERDHLQSVLGSDVRLRGLVRDEIEADAEKFGDDRRSPIVARAAAQALDESALVPAEPLTVVLSKMGWVRAAKGHEVDAQGLNYKSGDAYQSDAQGRSNQQAVFLDSTGRTYALAAHTLPSARGQGEPISGRLSPPDGAQFVGVMMGAGEDLYLMSTDHGYGFICRMEDMISRNRAGKALLTVPQGASVRHPMKVRDPQQQYLAAATTDGYLLLLPLSELPCMPRGKGNKIVNIPTARLKAGEESLADLTLLDGSDSLTVVAGKKFKTLKPDEWQEYLGERGRRGTKLPRGFQKVDTLRSG
- the htpX gene encoding protease HtpX, with product MKRIALFLATNLAIIVVLSITLRILGVERILDETGTGLNLNNLLVFALVFGFGGSFISLAISKWMAKKTMGVKVIEQPSNPTEQWLVDTVRRQAKQAGIGMPEVGIFDSPDPNAFATGMSRNNALVAVSTGLMQNMGQDEVEAVLGHEVSHVANGDMVTLALIQGVVNTFVIFLARVIGHFVDRVVFKNEQGHGPAFWITTIVAEIILAILASIIVMWFSRQREFRADTGGANLSSREKMISALERLRAAQGQPSQMPDQMQAFGIRGGGVTQGLKRLFMTHPPLEERIMALKSGR
- a CDS encoding EAL domain-containing protein; the protein is MENIIRLLIIDDDLNDAEMMVSTLKSAGFAVRPERAEDEEELHEKLRSHTPDVVICTLNHPELSLEKVVEANQNMGRHAPIVAVATSPDVDVVDCMELGAHDMVQKNRLDHLRHVVTRAAEFQRQWRRLKTFESGLRDTERRCKTLLDSSRDAIAYVHEGMHTYANTSYLELFGYSHLDDIEGIPLMDMVSRDDQQKLKDFLRAYERNRGQDQDASDPKPLDLQIRTAGGEALAVQMEFSPATIEGEPCTQILIRNRTSNTRELEKQLNYLAQRDLITGLYNRQYFMERLQDTFSAATQGSGNASLIELRIDRFSNIRETVGVAGGDLVLGDIGKLLEEVCAEEDIVARFDGEAFAILTHQWESEALERFTQGILETISNHICDVEGRSLTCTASMGVARIDENAPDMNELLSRAQKACQQAAREGNGHRVVIYRPKEREMTQKQLDGTWTTRLSEAIRDNRLHLLYQPVVSLHGESGERYEVFMRLLDENGEAISPAEFMPSAERTDMAKALDRWVIDHAVQRLATQRKAGHDTIFFIKITAGSLHDPGMLPWIMERLKEHRIPAECVVFELKENTVVAYLKQAKEFAKALKSVHCQLALEDFGNGLNPFQVLNHFPADYLKVDASFTRNLPSSEENQKAMRQITDTAHSQNRLILAQQVEDANSLSILWGLGINYIQGNFLQPPSEGLEYDFSTMG
- the epmB gene encoding EF-P beta-lysylation protein EpmB, whose translation is MITRLTADRQACAWQTALAQAITDPEVLIRRLNLDPALLPAARVAAQRFRLQVPESYVARMRPGNLHDPLLRQVLPMESELEAAPGFVEDPVGDLDAMAAPGVIQKYAGRALLITTGACAIHCRYCFRRHYPYGQASAGRSRWPETLAWLRSRPDIHEVILSGGDPLVLTDGELAAMTRDLARIDHLRTLRVHTRLPVILPERIGPDLIDWLTGTRLRPVMVIHANHAQELDTSTRSALATLDRTGVRLFNQAVLLRGVNDSVAALGDLGEVLFASGVQPYYLHVLDPVSGAAHFAVEEAAALAIMKALAAQQPGYLLPRLVREIPGAPGKSPVTGT